Sequence from the Paramisgurnus dabryanus chromosome 3, PD_genome_1.1, whole genome shotgun sequence genome:
gatgctattttgcagtttcaaaaaacaattgcgccactgaccagaaaaaaaaagtttaaagtcagtgacgcattgcgtgttgttcattatgctagtttaagggcgcatgcttgaccataatgtatagcgtgcacaacgcacatacactttgcttatctaatctacacagatgcaacagttatttttgcaaatcataaattgttacactaaaaaatattaacacatgagataaggggaatcatagtggtgagcattgtggtgatagtttttatttattgtgtggctgcgttaaaaaattcttatgcaaataacgattaaaatattttcataagtttgttgtgtgcctgtattacgtttattttatgtaaataataattaaaatgttttcataagaaaccttaatgtatatgaagttgatttgtaagagtactttggggttggaccttgcttgcgtttcttgggtccgatttcaaagcccccaaaccctttcagcggtgagggtggacgcagcgatgtcctctgctggcatctgtgtagaggcagatccacctcccgttacacggcatggtcgatttatgctggcaagcttgggattcccccgtctcctgacatcattgtagcgcttggcgcacgatggggatgccagctgatgaaacaattgtggctatttcctctcatgCCTGTTTAAccaacgctgatttgggcgggtttctcctatccccatacaaaacaacttctctgtctttgactgctcttacaagaaagtgggtctcctcggctgtgaaccgctcctggcgtgcgcctggtaaatccatcataataatagcaacccgccatggaacttgcgcccttgcgtttaaagggaatgttggatagcgttctgattggtttatttgacgttacgcccaaaccacacctatgaataatgaacctacttcagaccaaccccttattgatttgcgcccggcgcaagagttatttctcccaccgggaaaatagcaacagcgcccaagatccgcccacaaactcacttgcgcgttgcgcttcgcacttgcatttcagatcattaaaacAGGGCCctatgtgtcattttatgttgattttgtgttaaaataaataaaagtgataaCAAAAGTTGTATAGCTGAACAATTCGAGgaaatttcacaagacttttaaaaaatgtcaaataaatatttggtgtccccagaatactgtgaagttttaactcaaaataccatattaATTATAtctaaaattgccactttgtaggtatgggcaaaaatgtgcagtttttgggtgtgtcctttaaaatgcaaattatcTGATCTCTACACCAAATGGCAGtgacgtggttggatagtgcagattaaggggtggtattattataataagatccccttttgacatcacaaggggacaaacatttcaatgagctaatttttcacatgcttgtagagaatggtttaccaaaactaagttacttggttgttctgtttcacattttctccattgatagaagcactgaggacccaatcatagcatttcaacataaaaagtcagattttcatgatatatccCCTTTAATGTTAAAGTTTCATGAAAACATTTGAGGTCTTTTCAACAACATAATCTATAAAGACAATGTAGACTTATTATATAAATTCAAATTTTTTAGTTAATCCTTATATCCATAGAATAGTTAATCCATTGATGTGCAAGTGGTTTAAAGTATTCAAAGTATTTGTCttaattttgacattatttttcatttttacagcAGACATATTGGTTCAAAATATTGGTTATTGGTCAACTCGATCTGTAATAATGGGTATCAACATCGGCCTTGAAAAACACATATCAGTCGactatctatatggtattttgagctaaaacttcacatatgtactttggggacaccaaagatttatttgacatcttaaaaaagtcctctTTAAATCAGACTTCATCATATATTTGTTAAACATTTGCACATTAAAATTTTGTATTGCGTACTTTCTTTTTTACCTGTATAGACAGTTttatcggacgcacgtgatacacgtctggatccgaactttacttccggttttgtttttttatggtctgactagttgctaaactgatctcttgaagaaatgcctcgtcgaaaataacaaatgttttggtttcctagataatctatgtgttgtttttttgcttgttatataaattaactacgtttaaagtactttgttgttatttattattaccgGAAGTTACTTGCGGACCGCggcagccgcttgtttatgttgttactgctgaaactgtttCATTTATGATACTTCTGTTAACTGCACATCTAATTtctcaaatgtcttaaaaatagacaccagagcaatgtttgtggtaaccgtggtataagaggattAATTGACTCTTGTCCctttaattatttgaaaataactcTGCTTCGCGTCGTGTTGCATAAcaaccttgggtgtgcattattttccaaTATGTCCCtgcgtcaattattccttatttaaaacaattttacAAAAAATCCAACACAATCTCAATAGGacaatttgtacgtattttacaaggtggctaattcgtataaatTTGTATGACCACATTCGTACGCTTTTGTACGATTTTCTTTCTCCCCTGTGAAGTTAGGGTTatgattcactttgtacaaattcataaaaatcagccaacttgtaaaatacgtacaaatttattttattttatcagtTTAAAAAATACTATTATATATAACAATTATTATATTACCATTTaattaattgtttaatttttaaatgaattattattaaaaacatgTTAGTTATTGTAATTTTGTGTAACACAAACACATGAAAGATTCTGCAATTATTTACCAAGtacttttatttataataagcAACTTACACATGAGAAAAACAATAACCTTACTATTAACAGTAATTTTCTCTTAACTAACCGTATTCTGATGCTTGAGATATTATCCTGAAATAAATTAAACCTTTTTGTGCCATTTCTgattttaaaacctttttcatatgttattattttcattccagtacactgtaaaaaaaatctgtagaaattgcagctgggttgccggtaatttaccgtagatttaaatttatgttatttactggcaaaattttgttcaaagttgaataaacatttaacatttacaagtctttgtctttacagagtaaaactaaaaaaacagcatcaagccaaacgttctgggaaacaaaatctgaagcaaaaaacagaaaaaggttgatgatgatttctagtaaccagaatgctttgcatgaggctgttattgtatagttttattctgtaaagataaagacttgttaatatttttaaatttatttaactttgaacaaactcttgccagtaaataacataaatttaaatctacggtaaattaccagcaacccagctgcaataacattgtaaaatctacggattttttttacagtgtaccatagacaacattttaaatatttccagtcatttatttattcacttcATTAAATATCTGTTTACATatttttcccaagacttttgaTGTTTGAAATATATAGTCCTCATCCAGATTGCTCACACATGTAATAATGTCAGGGTGGGTTGTCTTACTTGCTCTGTCTAATTCTAGGTCCTGTTATGTAATTCTCGGGTATAAAGCCGACAATGAGGTGGTTGTTTGGAAAACATGCATTTGTGTAGAAAATGCATTTATAAGATGGCTGGATGTAGAGTATATGTGGTGCCACAACTGTCCACCAAAGTCATGACTAACAAAAAGGACATTCATAAAACAAACTAAACACAGGCTAGAAGATGATTTTATAAGGAAACTGAAGAAAGGGTGATGGTTAACAGCACACTTATCAAGTTCAAGTATTGAACCAGAAACCTGTCTGACTACAGTGCAAACCAATTAGCATGCAATTCAACAACAGTATGTAGCCTATAATGTTGTCCTACATAGGGAACACAGCATTTAATGCCTATCTatcttaatatttatttaagtaaCAAACCGGTTTAAAGGCGGATATTCACACGGTAGCTGACAGACAGTGTTCAGATatctaataataatatatttactcACTGTTGTCTTTTTGCATTGTGTACCCATACTACATGGCCTAAGGTAAACTCCTCTAATAGTGATTAATTAGACCTGAAGTATTCTGCATATTGTTTATATCTATTGCATTATATAAAACGCCTTGATGTGGCAAATGCCACGTCAATGATTTTGTAGTGTTTTAAAAAGAGTgatctttgtttttatgtcaATATTAATTTATAGTCGGTCAGTATTTATAAGCAGGTGATTTGACTATTAGTTCACTTCATCAGGTGTATTTTAACACCTTTTATGTCTAACATGTATTTAATGAATAATTGTTTGCACACATTAAATCCTATTTATTACCTTTTTTAACCGTAATTTTCTCTAAACATATGTATTCTgtattcttaaaatattttcccaTTTCAGATTTTAAGTACAGTGATCATACCACAGACAACATTTTAAATCTTTTcagctatttatttattcatttcaattaatatcTTTTATACATATGGTCTCATTGTGCACCCCTCTATACACATATTCAaaaatcaagtaaaattttatTGATATGAGTGTTGATTCCAGTGGCCAGGAGATCTGAGAGAGGAAATAAACCTGTGCTTTTAAAAGACGAGTGAACTGATATCTGTCTACGAGAGAGGGGGCCGGAGCGTTCAAGACAGAACAAAAGCCTGGAATTCTGTAAGAGACCAGAGAAAAAGTTCATGGATGAGTGACTGCACTTCATTTACAAACCTgcaaaatgacacatttaatTCAAATCAAATTTACTGGAAAAAATGTGCTGTAACATAACGCTAAACTACTGGCAGCTAAGTTCCCAGCAATCTACCGTTAATTAACAGCTCTCCTATATTAAATGCAGTATGTTACCGTATTAATACCCTAAAACCTAACTCATTTCATTTGGAAAACCAGTTGCCTTGAACCATTTAAGTTTAGGATGCAAGGATGCACATTTCTAcagtattttactgtttaattGAAAACAGCAGTTTCCGGTAGATTCTGGCCGTTTTTTaacagcgttttttttacagtgactaTTTAATCATCTCCGAGCTACATTTTGTGCactttttaggtacaaaagtgacACAATTACTtagtttttgttattttcaaatgaataGAAATGTAATGGAAACTACAACAGGCTGAACCGGTCTGTGTTAATTATGAATGCTGAAACACAGTCATAATTACTTTCTGCTCCAATCTTGCCATTGCTGTTATCCGCAGCTGTTGCTAGGAAAGCCTTGGTCTCCTTATCAGTCAGTAAACGAGCATCAGCTGAGAACCGCTGCAAGAAAACCCTGAAACAGCACAACAAACAACATGACAACCAGCTCTAACAACAACTGGTTTTCATAGACATACAATAGTATTGGTAGACACGCAGACACAGAATCTACAGTACACAGAGTCTGAGTATTTATTAATACTAGGTATGCAACAGGCTATCCTTGTCCAGTCCCTGTCTGTCTTTGAAAGCTTATTTAAGTTCATGTGCTAAAATAATCATGCATTGGCCAAATTATGTCACAGATAGAAACTGCACTGTGTAAAATATTCAGATTTGATTCCTGTCATGTGACGAAAACATTTGGTTATCTCTTTTAAAAGAAATGCAAAAGTTCTTACTTGAGTTCATCCTCCTCAATATATCCACTGTCATCTTTGTCCATCATCTTAAACACCTTCTTCAGATCTTGAGGGCTTTTCTTTGTCATACCAGACAGCTGGAAGAACTTTTTGGGATGAAAGGAGTCTGGTGCTGTTATGATGAGAAGATGAAATATTCAATGAGTTTTCATAAAACTGCACGTAATTATCAAAACAAACACCAGCAGCACCCAAACTATGggttaataaattaaattaggCGATTTCCTGCCTAATAAGGCACACATCTGCTGATACGAGAGAGACGTGTCACCTACCTTTAAAGTCCTTGAGCGCATTTTGGATGCTATCAGCACAAAGGATAGATGAGATAGACATGGTCCTGTGGATGCAcggttttaaataattaataataatttttttatgtcaaaaattCATTTGCATACACAAATCAGACTGGGCTAGATTCAAATACATCtagactagactaaaatgagGATCATCAGCAGTGTTTGTCCCTGGTTTTTGAGTTAAAATTTAACCCCTGCTTATCAAGATAATAAATAATTTCCCATCAGAGAATGTTACAAATTAAGCAGTCAAACCCTGACCCACTAGATGActattgctatttttattttaaatactattAGTATGCGGTAACTTTAGCGTAACATGCATGCATGCAGTTGTAAATCAACTTTTAGTTAAAAATATAAGCATATGCATGCTCTTCAAATGCTATTTTTGTCCAAAATAAGGCATTTTACTTCAGtagaaatgttttatataatgCAAGCTCACATATGCATGCAATTTACCAAACGGGGACTTACCAAACGAGTAATGCAGCATCAAAGAGCAAAACCATCCGAGGCCGCATCTTATTTGGTCGGAAAGTGCGAGCCCTTAACTCGTTGAAGTTTTCCTGGAAGGTTATTTCTTAAGTTTGTTGTGGATCAAATTCTAACAGGCAGGCCCAAGCTCAAAGTACTTAGCTAACTAATTAACCTATACTACTTATTTCTGTTTGACTACTGTGTGTGTGGGCAAGCCCCCTTGATATCTGTGACGCCCTTGTATAAAGCAAATTAAGTAATAAATGTTTGCTGTCTTACTCATGTGCCACCTCATCACGGCATTCACTTCCTATATAGAAAGAATAAAAACTCAttcaggtttataacaacaagAGGGTGAATAcaggatgacagaattttcatttttgggtgaactatccctttaaagtttaaaagcaaCATCCTTCATATGTATATAGAAGAAATTAAAGTATGATGTTATATTGATATTTTAGGTTTTTGCACTATTCtgcttttttcattttataaacAGCATGTAGCAATTCAGCGGGAGGAAGGGAATAAcgttatttaaaacactatGAACCTCCGACCAAAACGCTGCTTTAATTTAAGGAAATTCCCCAATTTAGCTCAAAGGGAATAATAAGTAcaattaacaattaattaatgcaTTCGTCCAGCGAATATACTCATAATtgtatattaagaagttaattCCATGGCCTTTAGAGAATAACTTTTTACTGCTATACAGTATATTACCTCAAAGCTATGTAAACAAGATTGAAAGGCAGATAAATTGACTTTGACTTTtgaaaaccggtttattaaactAACGTTACACTACGAAAAACACACGATCCTaactatacatacaaacaaacaaacaaacaaacaacataaAAAGTAAAACAGAAAACAGAAAGTAAAAGAAGGGCAATATCACTTTAGGCTTTACTTCTGCGAAAACCATCAGAACCTCTCATCTAATCATCTTAATTAAAAGGGGTAACAACTTAGCACAGCGAAATGAATAAGCGATACTTGCGTTGGCTTTTGTGGACACGCACACGCATAAATTTTGGTTTAATAAAACAAGCATAACTAAAGTCTTAACACACAGTGATATTACATATAGAGACATGATCATGCAACACaggaatatataaaatatacattgCTATGCAGCTTGTGATAGTAAAAACAGAAAGGTTGAGATTCACCCAGGCTTTTTCAACAATCCTTCAGTTTCTGGCTATTGTCTCCCAGGAGTCTTTCGATCTCACATTTCTGGAATGTTTGATGGAATGTTTGAAGTTTATTTGATGTTTGGATTTAATTAGATTGTCGTAATAAAGACAGCCAGAGAGAGTCGATCTTTGATGAAAGCGTTACGAGCAGACCTTGTTGGTGACCTGGTGTTAAAACTCAATCTAGGGTCACAGCGTGACGTTGATAACTACCCAGACCTCCATCTGACGTCCGGCCAGATGTTACAGCACAATATGAAGAAATCAAAATTGGTATATGCTCAAATGAAGTTAAATTTTTTTGGtgatgcaaaaccctttaaatatgattttaaggtaaaatgtgaaataataaataaagaattaCAGATGTACATATTTCAGAAGTActctgtattggttttattggaTTAATCATCAGCTTTTGATACAGTGGACCACAAAATATTGTTGAACAGATTTTGAGATTGGTTTTCCTCTTACTTGagtgacagaatttttttttatatgtgaatgGTATACTTTCTGAAGCCACTCCACTTGTGTGTGGTGTTCCCCAGGGCTCTGTCTTAGGTCcacttttgtttttaatgtataTTAGCTCTCTGGGAAAAATTTTGAACCATTTTAAGAATGTGTCATATCATTTTTATGCTGATGACTTACAGTTGTATAGCTCGTTTAATGATTCTGAGTTCCAAAAACTAACAGACTTTTTGGATTGTATTTCTTAGTGTATTTCAAATTGTGGCTTGCTAGTAACTATAAGATCCCAAAGACTAGTTATAAAACCCGGGGAGATCAGTCCTTTCAGGCTGTAGCCCTTAGACTGTGGAACGCCTGTTATAAAACAGTAAAACACGTTTGAGAAGAAACACGACAAAGAGCTGCATGTGAAAAGTATACGTCTAGAGAACagatacagagctacttcaaactataGCTGTCACATTAATAGTCTGATTTCTGTTAAATAGTATGAAGTCTGACCCCATGtttatacatatattcatagatatagaataattaaatgagagaaaaatattatataatgcCTAGGGTAAGGCACTATCTCTGGAAAACTGCAATGAAAAACATAAGTAACCCTGAGATTTTAAGTATGAGTTACCCCAaaagctaataaatgaatggcaaaaaaactgttacagcactgcttattcaatgtacaataaacagatgataataataataataataatgttactaatTTCTAAACAAAAATGTCATTCAAAATAGTCTTGTGATGTGCATCGTATCGCGGCCTTGTATCGGGATATGTATCGTGTCAGGAaattgttggcgatacacagccctagtaTTAATATGATTGCACTTTTTGTAAAGCACTTGCACATGTGGGTCAGCAGCAATCGTTATGGTGTCATTAGGGGATTTTCACGCTGATACGTAGAACTTCCGCTTTCAGCGATCTTTGTGCACAGCTGCTTCCGGTGAATAGCTCAATTGAAGAAATACAGATTAATTTAGGGTTTAGTAATTTCTGTTAATATTGCTTTTATTGCTATAGACGTCACTAGTTCACTTTTGTAAGCGTATGGTGCTGAGATGCACCTAATgatgtttttgcactgctgtTCATGGTATTATTGCAAATTCTTTATGTTATATAAAAACCTGCTATCACGTAATTCTTTTGTTAGGGGCCATTTTCACATAAGATGGAAAGTCATGTCTAATTAAATATAATGCCTGTCATTAATCATATTGACTAAACATCTTATACTCGAAGGAAATTTTTTACGATTTTATTAGTTAATACCAttctgattttatttattttgagaacacaaaagtttatagtaatactatgtattcaattttattttattccttttatacaggtgctggtcatacaATTAATTATCatcaaaaagtttatttatttctcattgGTAAGATAATTACAAAcgtgttaaaattaatgtgttgTTAGCAGCAaaaaaagcacacacacacagaaaaacTGCGAAACAGATCTCAATACTTTACTCATGCGTTGTTTGATAAATTTTGTTTGCTCGCACCACTCAACCGCGAGCCGAACACGCATATTAAGGCTTCAGACAACATGCAGTACAACCAAATAGTAAAGAAAGCAGGCAAATGACAACTGAGTTTATTTTTTCTTGCATaacattttaacacaaaattcaaaTCTTAAAAATGCCGTGATTATAGTACACAATCAtttacacattaaataaatattccTGTCATTAATCATATTGACTACATCTTAATCCTCGAAGGAAAGTTAATACCATTTTATTAGTTAATaccgtttttttattttttatttgtgagAACACAAAACTTTGCAGAAATACCATATAttcaattatattttattgctttatattctatatataaataattcccccattttctatgatttcttctcttgtaaagctgcttttaAACACTGCAACGTGTTAAAAAGTGCCATATCATTCACTTCTAGTCGGGAATCCAAGAAAACCTAAATAGGATTGCCGTTGTTTGTTCGACTTCCAACAGAGCAGTGACATCTAGCCTTCGTTTCAGCCACTGTTGAACTGTGCCGGGAGCGGCCGTGCAAAAAGATCGCTGAAAGCGGAAGTTCTACATATCAGCATGAAAATCCCctatcgcatgaatcccctatgaggagtatttaaaagttcaccgcatgcaacTGTCCCCTTAAATATGTCtgaaaattaaagtaaagtttgacgtgttgccatgggaacagtgtTCGAGATATCATAAATCCCTTCCCAATTTAGCATCTTCTGTTTCCTGatatcatgttgaccacttctggtggcAATCACATTAattccctagaaggagtattttaatgttcaccgcatgcaactgtaaggcttaaattttctttaaaattgaatgtaaagtttgacgcgttgccatgggaacagcgttcaaaatatcaaaaatcccttcacaatttagcatgaattccctaggaggagtctttaaaagttcaccgcatgcattttttaaacaatccaaaatggacgacttcctgttgggcggagctattAGGTTTGAGTGTGAAATTTGTTCggtttcaagagttttcgaagTATGTAATGCACCCAaagctatatatatatagctgcaagcagcgatgacGGGCCCTCGCACGTCTTTTTATCGCTATACGGTGCTTCCCAGAAAAATatgcacggtgggcatgtgcatcaagtgggtaaatatcagtgtaCTATTTTATGTTGTAACTGACCCATTTGGTGACAAACAGGGGCGCtggtgagccactaaagagacacaCCTTTGTCTGACCTTGTTGtccacacttaacagccgacaactgtgatgtgtgtgccaaattttaagtgaatctaagcacgccaagcgccttaaatatgcctgaaattaaagtaaactttgacacattgccatggcaacagagttcgagaaataaaaaatctgttcgcaatttagcatcttCAATGTCTCACCAGCAGTTTGGCCAAGTCTGGTCTCAATCGCATAAATCCTTTAGaagagtatttaaaagtttaccacaTACGACAGTCAACGTATCCACTTTTCTGACCGACACACTTCCTGCTGCCTGCTGGTGGCCCTTTGCACAAGACTCACATTAGGCACATCCATGCAATTgtaatccttggccgaacatgcacaccgcgtgtcatcacaataacttcctggtgcctgttggtagTGATCGGCACATCGATGTGCCGatcatacaaaatgtgtgtTATCACAATAAGacttttttgccttagatattagacacttcctgtttctctgatttcaaTTCCCAGCCGCCCTTTGTCCTCGCAGGTCCCGCCCAGCCtccctctccctcctcctctaTCATCGTCAGTTTTGAAGTCAGCCACTCATCATCTGGCTTCTGATTACATCCCAGCTCAACCCTCAGTGTTTAGGCAACACTGGGTCGGTTGAACTGGGGCGTAACCATCTGCCAGCTGTCTCGGAGGCAGTTCCAATATCTCCACCCTGACTTGGCCTTAGTCCTCCGACCCATCAGCTACACCTCGGGTCAAGACTCTTTCACCTTCACAGTGGCCTGTCGCCCTACCAGCTCCAACAGGCTTCCTCATCCCTCCGGCTTTGCCTTGGTCTGTCATCGTCCCAGCCTCCCCTCTGGACTAAACTCCTTCGGCTACACCCCGTCACTCCGTCCTGCCGGCTCTGTTGGGCTCTTCCCTTCCTCTGGCTCCATCTCAATCTTCGGGCACTCTGACTCCACCAGGGGCTTCTGGATCCCCGCCTCAGTCGCCAGACCCATCGGTTCTGCCCTGGCCCTCTGGAACTTTGGC
This genomic interval carries:
- the LOC135744947 gene encoding parvalbumin, thymic CPV3-like; protein product: MRPRMVLLFDAALLVWTMSISSILCADSIQNALKDFKAPDSFHPKKFFQLSGMTKKSPQDLKKVFKMMDKDDSGYIEEDELKVFLQRFSADARLLTDKETKAFLATAADNSNGKIGAEKFQAFVLS